The genome window TTTGTGCTTGTCGTACTTCCGCAGATTCGCATCTAACCTAACTAAACACTCTTCCTCTTTAAGAAGACGTTTGTTCAATTTCGCTATCGACTCGAACAGCTCTATCTGTTCTCGGATCGTTGCCTCGCTCACCGTCGAACTGGTGTCGTCGTCTTTGATGTCTTTACTGAACTCTTCGGACGACGGGGAAAAGCGCTCGAACGACGTCTGCAACAGAGGAATCAGACGCGCGTCTAGGACAAGGGGAAATCACTTACTTCCGTCGATCTCGAGGGCTTGTTGGTGTTCGACTGTTCGCTGTCGCCTTCCGTCATCACTCCGCTGTCGCTGTTCTTGTCCGTGCACAGATTGACTTCGTTCTCTGGATCTACGGCTTCCGACAACCCTTTCAGGTAGGTTTCGAGGAGGTAGTTGCTTCCGTGTTTACGCACTCTAGCTTTGTGAGTCTTGTCTTCCAAGTATCCAATTTGGTGCTCGCTATGTCTGCAACAGTCGACCGTCGCGTCATCGCTAACTAATTAATTACCAGGTCTCACCTCAACTTCTTTAACTGTCGTCTTATTACTTCTCCTTGAGCTAAAACTAGTTTTAATAATTCTTCTGTGCTTGACGGCTGTTTTTCGTTTTGTAACGCGTGTAGCCTCTTCGGGTGTATCGTCTTCCAAGCGCTCCGATCTGACCACGTGCTGGAGTCCGATCTACATCGTGTTCTTCTACTAGGGGGCCTGTCATACTTGATTCGTCTAAGTGATATTTTTACCTGCgaaaaaattctttgtttacgtttttttttctgttgacAATGACTCACTTCTGGCTGGGCCGTTCCCCAGGCATTCCAAATATCCAAAATGACAGACTGATAATCCAAAGGTTGTTCCACTCCTCTCCAGCGTTCTGTTATGTGGTACTGCTCCGGTAGACCGATGTGGCGACcctgaataaaaaaacacaaatgagCAAAATATTAATTCATCGTGCACGATGTTGTTGTATATGGTAACTAATTCTCAGGAAAATTCTTGTCTCAACTGTGTTCATTACTGGCAGGACCTAGTGATGGAACGTGAGGTCCGCTTCCGAAATTTTCGTGGACCTTAATGTGGTAAGTTTCTCTGTGGGTTTTTCCTCGAATAATCAATTTCAAAAGAGTCGTGATCTACTTAATGTATCGCACAAGAAACAAGATCTCACGTTTTCTCAGACATGATTGCGGAATTTATGTGTTCCGACGACAACAATGTGCGTTTGAAGTTTGGAGTGCTCACCCTGCTCTCTTCGTCCTGGAGGAGGACCTGTATGACGTCGTGGCAAGTGGTGTCGGCGGTTATCCCCGAGACCCATCTCTGCTCTCCTCTGACCCAGATCGGCACTTCTTCTCCGCTGCTGACGCTGTCGTCGTCCGAGTCATCCAGTACGTGTCTTTTGCTGTCTTCCAACCACATCATTTTATCTGTAATGAAGACTTCCATAAGTCTATAGCAAAGTGGACTGCTTAAAATAGCCTAATGAAGCATATCGAatcggaattttttttattgttttccgtCAAACGGTGGGAACTTGGTAGTCGGAGCAAGCACGTAACGTCTCGCCGGAAACACGTAATGCTCCTCCTCTGCTCCGTCTCCGCCATTTATCCACTGATTCATGAACACTTAGCTCGGTAACGCACCTTCATAGAAATTTCAGACACGGTCAACGGATCGACGTGGAAACTTTCAATAAGGCATTCCTTTACTATTTCTTCGATGGCGAGTGAGGAGCCACTCTCCATTTCCggaatctttttattttctgcaCCTGGCTGCCGAGTACAGAAGCGACACAACTCAGACAACAAccaatcaaaacatttttagttttatcaCGTGTCCAAGAAgagtagatacaaaataacaatttttcttcTGCTTTAAAATTAGATCTGTTATTTATACTAGACccgttattttaattatttctctgGAACTCTTGTCAAactcacaaaaataattatttacatgAGAGTACGGAAGGggtattttacttttattttatattgtcTTAAAGTCTCTTGCTTTTAGGC of Tenebrio molitor chromosome 6, icTenMoli1.1, whole genome shotgun sequence contains these proteins:
- the LOC138132697 gene encoding ras association domain-containing protein 10-like, yielding MTFRAVYSTKPTTKFSVRGEPPKPDKMMWLEDSKRHVLDDSDDDSVSSGEEVPIWVRGEQRWVSGITADTTCHDVIQVLLQDEESRGRHIGLPEQYHITERWRGVEQPLDYQSVILDIWNAWGTAQPEVKISLRRIKYDRPPSRRTRCRSDSSTWSDRSAWKTIHPKRLHALQNEKQPSSTEELLKLVLAQGEVIRRQLKKLRHSEHQIGYLEDKTHKARVRKHGSNYLLETYLKGLSEAVDPENEVNLCTDKNSDSGVMTEGDSEQSNTNKPSRSTETSFERFSPSSEEFSKDIKDDDTSSTVSEATIREQIELFESIAKLNKRLLKEEECLVRLDANLRKYDKHKSSTDDLTKALTNLRTEMTKSACEMQHNEVVLEETMEMLLSRRHYLENLHRDLANEDQEHEMLQALMYSSRRQRHNPDTSCSPYYSHTKELLDTLV